Proteins encoded by one window of Candidatus Brocadia sp.:
- a CDS encoding DUF748 domain-containing protein produces the protein MSQVKSFFRVGRNFTSWSWPARIVIIGSFLVALYAVVGFLVLPPLVKTRLIKKLSAYTGRNVELGELRMNPFALSTTLRRFTLHERNGERFVSFDELYLNFQTSSIFRWAYTFSKVQLIASYSNIKRLKDGTFNFHDLLPPAREKSETQQKAPVPLLIHHLVVNRAQIVFEDHTRPTPFKEQIAALSFSLRNFTTRPNREGLYEFEAATEQGATLKYRGNLSMVPMHSKGGLELKGIKLRKLWSYLQDQLHFEIAGGELDISGTYAFDITEGKPELRLQDSSVSVRSLSILSKEDGEEAITLPHLSFSGTELDYQKHEMKIALIQSDSAKIRGMLDKDGKFSLQKMFQPKTTVGSQQAHPKSQPKSGGWQINISKIEIVDYALHMKDQTTIPVAQLDLSPVNLKIEDVKIGAPGAAHVELQAGLNQAGTMKVTGKVSPDPLTADLDVQISKVALPPFDSYVKKYTQLEINDGALSLNGHLNFSRPDAEQQIDFGGDIWIESARVLDSVFSEDFVRWERLDLRQVKYDNNPAFLSIHEITARGLYTRIIIGPDRTANVQHILRKEKNPLAETKRQEANGSQLPIHIDQVNIIDSSMNFADLSLRPNFITTIQDLNGTVKGLSSEQLARADIDLKGQVDKYAPVVIQGKINPLSEQAYTDITMNFYGIELTTFSPYSGKFAGYKIEKGKLSLELQYKLSQKILIGENHIVMDQFTLGEKIESPDATTLPVRLAVAILKDSRGVIDLNLPVRGDLNDPQFRLVPLIIKAFVNLIAKAATSPFKMLGALVGVEGEELDFVLFAPGSHALSQEQQSKLGKIARALRERPQLILNLRGTAAESVDHYALAERAILTRIRTQRDIPIESPLAEDEQKRLLKLYREMFKKEDPYDLIPPTDKTGAKIPKDVRRTAVVDAARKKLIEKYPISESDLRTLAQERAAAIKDYMIQQGGLAEPRIFLLEVDTKASATDHEVKMPLALDAR, from the coding sequence ATGTCTCAGGTCAAATCTTTCTTTCGCGTTGGTCGTAACTTTACTTCCTGGTCCTGGCCGGCTCGCATAGTAATCATTGGGAGCTTTTTGGTTGCCCTCTATGCAGTTGTAGGCTTTCTCGTACTGCCGCCGCTGGTTAAGACCCGGTTGATAAAAAAACTTTCTGCTTACACAGGACGTAATGTGGAACTGGGTGAATTGCGTATGAACCCGTTTGCCCTATCAACCACGCTGCGAAGATTTACATTACACGAACGAAATGGTGAGCGGTTCGTGAGTTTTGATGAACTCTACCTCAACTTCCAGACAAGTTCGATATTTCGTTGGGCATATACCTTCTCTAAAGTTCAACTGATTGCCTCCTATTCAAACATCAAGAGACTAAAGGATGGAACGTTCAATTTCCATGATTTACTTCCACCAGCCAGGGAAAAGAGCGAGACACAACAAAAGGCCCCTGTTCCTCTTCTCATTCACCATCTTGTTGTCAATCGCGCTCAAATAGTCTTTGAGGATCACACGCGACCAACACCTTTCAAAGAACAGATAGCAGCCCTCAGTTTTTCTCTAAGAAATTTTACAACCCGGCCCAATCGTGAGGGGCTGTATGAGTTCGAAGCAGCCACTGAGCAGGGTGCAACCCTGAAATATCGCGGTAATCTTAGCATGGTACCTATGCACTCAAAGGGTGGCTTAGAACTTAAGGGAATTAAGCTCAGAAAACTGTGGTCATACTTACAGGATCAGCTTCATTTTGAGATAGCCGGCGGGGAGCTGGATATCAGTGGGACGTATGCGTTCGATATTACAGAGGGGAAGCCTGAATTACGTTTGCAAGACAGCAGTGTAAGCGTTCGTTCTCTTTCAATCCTTAGTAAAGAAGATGGTGAAGAAGCAATCACCCTGCCACACCTTTCCTTTAGCGGTACAGAACTTGATTATCAAAAACACGAAATGAAAATCGCTCTTATTCAAAGCGACTCCGCAAAGATTCGCGGCATGCTGGACAAAGACGGCAAATTCAGTTTGCAAAAAATGTTCCAACCTAAAACAACCGTCGGCTCACAACAGGCGCATCCGAAAAGTCAGCCGAAATCCGGAGGATGGCAAATCAATATCAGCAAGATAGAGATCGTTGATTATGCACTCCACATGAAAGATCAAACCACAATACCGGTAGCACAACTTGATCTTTCTCCGGTAAATCTGAAGATTGAAGACGTTAAGATTGGCGCACCAGGCGCAGCACATGTTGAGTTGCAAGCAGGCCTGAATCAAGCAGGGACAATGAAAGTTACCGGGAAAGTATCTCCTGACCCTCTAACAGCGGATTTAGACGTGCAGATTTCAAAAGTAGCACTTCCGCCATTTGATTCTTATGTAAAAAAATACACACAACTCGAGATAAACGATGGAGCTTTGTCGCTCAATGGTCATCTTAATTTCTCGCGGCCGGATGCGGAACAGCAGATTGATTTTGGCGGTGATATCTGGATAGAGTCTGCCCGTGTTCTCGATTCGGTATTTTCTGAAGATTTTGTCCGTTGGGAACGCCTTGACCTCAGGCAGGTAAAATATGACAACAATCCGGCATTCCTTTCAATTCATGAGATTACCGCCCGTGGTCTTTATACACGCATCATCATAGGGCCCGATCGCACTGCCAATGTTCAACACATTCTCAGAAAAGAAAAAAACCCTTTAGCGGAAACGAAGAGACAAGAAGCAAATGGTAGCCAATTACCCATCCATATTGATCAGGTCAACATAATCGACAGTTCCATGAATTTTGCAGACCTTTCGCTCAGGCCAAATTTTATCACAACTATCCAGGATCTAAACGGAACAGTAAAGGGACTTTCGTCCGAACAGCTTGCACGTGCTGATATTGATTTAAAAGGGCAGGTAGACAAATACGCTCCGGTTGTCATACAGGGGAAGATCAACCCATTGAGTGAGCAGGCTTATACAGACATCACCATGAATTTTTATGGCATTGAACTCACCACTTTTTCACCGTATTCCGGGAAATTTGCCGGATACAAAATTGAAAAGGGGAAACTATCGCTTGAATTACAATATAAACTTTCTCAAAAAATCCTGATAGGAGAAAATCACATTGTCATGGATCAATTTACCCTTGGAGAAAAGATAGAAAGTCCGGATGCAACCACACTGCCGGTTCGTCTTGCAGTTGCCATACTTAAGGATTCCCGCGGTGTGATTGATCTTAATCTTCCCGTACGTGGCGATCTCAATGATCCACAGTTCAGACTTGTGCCTCTGATAATCAAGGCATTTGTTAATCTTATCGCGAAGGCGGCAACGTCCCCATTTAAAATGCTCGGCGCACTGGTAGGAGTTGAAGGTGAGGAATTGGACTTTGTACTCTTTGCGCCAGGTTCACATGCCCTCAGCCAGGAACAGCAGTCAAAGCTTGGCAAAATTGCCAGAGCGCTTCGAGAACGACCACAACTCATACTTAACCTGCGCGGTACCGCTGCGGAGTCTGTTGACCATTACGCACTCGCAGAGCGCGCAATTTTAACCCGAATTCGTACTCAGCGAGACATCCCAATTGAAAGTCCTCTTGCAGAAGACGAACAAAAGCGTCTCCTTAAACTCTACCGTGAAATGTTCAAAAAAGAGGACCCTTACGACTTGATACCTCCGACCGATAAAACCGGTGCAAAGATACCCAAGGATGTGCGCAGGACTGCTGTTGTTGATGCCGCGAGAAAAAAGCTCATAGAGAAATACCCGATCTCCGAGAGCGATTTGCGTACACTTGCACAGGAGCGGGCTGCAGCAATAAAAGATTATATGATTCAGCAGGGTGGTTTAGCGGAACCCCGCATCTTCCTCTTGGAGGTTGATACGAAAGCCTCTGCTACAGATCATGAAGTTAAAATGCCACTCGCGCTGGATGCCCGATAG
- a CDS encoding 4-hydroxy-tetrahydrodipicolinate synthase, producing the protein MFEGSFVALVTPFKNGQIDYAKLKELIEFHIKNGTNGIVPCGTTGESATVSFDEHERMIGEVVSMVGGRIRVLAGAGSNNTMEALRLTKHAKKVGADGALLITPYYNKPTPEGLYRHYKLIAEEVDIPIVIYNVPSRTGISILPETVAKLSVIKNIVGIKEASGSIDQTTQILQLCNIEVLSGDDSLTLPIMSVGGKGVISVVANIVPSDTAALTRYCLEGNFEAARKCHHKLFPLCKGMFIETNPIPVKTAMKLLGRINGEMRLPLCDMTKEHENQLIGTLRNYGLMP; encoded by the coding sequence ATGTTCGAGGGCTCATTTGTAGCATTAGTAACACCCTTTAAAAATGGACAAATCGACTATGCAAAGCTGAAAGAACTCATAGAATTTCATATAAAAAACGGGACAAATGGAATCGTTCCTTGTGGTACAACCGGTGAGTCTGCCACAGTTTCGTTTGATGAGCACGAACGGATGATCGGTGAAGTTGTGAGCATGGTTGGTGGAAGGATACGGGTTCTGGCGGGAGCAGGTTCAAATAACACTATGGAAGCTCTGCGTTTGACCAAACATGCCAAAAAAGTAGGGGCAGATGGGGCATTGCTTATTACACCTTACTACAATAAACCCACCCCGGAGGGACTCTACCGGCATTATAAATTAATAGCGGAAGAGGTTGATATTCCTATTGTGATATACAATGTACCTTCCAGGACGGGCATATCTATATTGCCGGAAACGGTAGCGAAGCTTTCGGTGATCAAAAATATCGTTGGAATAAAAGAGGCCAGTGGCAGCATTGATCAAACGACTCAGATATTGCAGCTTTGCAACATCGAGGTTCTTTCGGGAGACGATTCTCTCACCCTGCCGATTATGTCAGTGGGGGGGAAAGGGGTGATATCCGTAGTGGCCAACATTGTACCGTCGGATACGGCCGCATTAACCCGTTATTGTCTGGAAGGTAATTTCGAAGCGGCCAGGAAATGTCATCACAAACTTTTTCCACTGTGCAAGGGCATGTTTATTGAAACCAATCCCATTCCCGTAAAAACCGCTATGAAACTTTTGGGAAGAATAAACGGAGAGATGCGTTTGCCGTTGTGTGATATGACGAAGGAACACGAGAACCAATTAATTGGTACGCTAAGAAATTACGGTTTAATGCCATAG
- a CDS encoding cytochrome-c peroxidase — protein sequence MQGGTVSERTKEPIQPIPFSFDYDRAKIELGKKLFFEPRLSKSGWISCNSCHNLSTGGVDNLPTSIGHKWAFGPINSPTVLNAKFNMAQFWDGRAKDLREQAKGPVANPMEMASNHELAVSVLQSIPAYVQWFKEVYKDEKITIDNVADAIAAFEETLTTPNSRFDWWLKDYDDKITDAEKDGYDLFKDKGCIACHYGFGVGGNSFQKFGVAKPYEKDTQTLGRYNVTKDEKDKYVFKVPLLRNIELTAPYFHDASTWSLREAVNTMAEYQLGLKLTEEETNKIVAFLRTLTGDQPEIILPTLPPSNENTPKPNRN from the coding sequence ATGCAGGGTGGTACTGTGTCGGAACGTACAAAAGAACCTATTCAGCCAATCCCATTCAGCTTTGACTACGACAGGGCAAAGATAGAATTAGGAAAGAAATTGTTCTTTGAACCCAGATTGTCCAAATCCGGCTGGATCAGTTGTAATTCCTGTCACAACCTCTCGACAGGCGGTGTGGACAATTTGCCAACCTCTATTGGACATAAATGGGCCTTTGGCCCGATAAATTCACCTACTGTTCTGAATGCAAAATTCAATATGGCTCAATTCTGGGATGGCAGAGCAAAGGATCTGAGAGAACAGGCGAAAGGACCTGTAGCCAATCCTATGGAAATGGCTTCGAACCATGAACTTGCTGTAAGTGTATTGCAATCAATACCGGCATATGTACAATGGTTTAAGGAAGTATATAAAGACGAGAAAATTACCATTGATAATGTTGCTGATGCTATTGCTGCGTTTGAAGAGACTTTAACCACGCCAAATTCTAGATTTGACTGGTGGTTAAAAGACTACGATGACAAAATTACCGATGCTGAAAAGGACGGATATGATCTTTTTAAGGATAAAGGTTGCATAGCCTGCCATTACGGTTTTGGCGTAGGAGGAAACTCTTTCCAGAAATTCGGGGTTGCAAAGCCGTATGAAAAAGACACGCAGACTCTTGGCAGATACAACGTAACAAAGGATGAGAAAGATAAATATGTTTTCAAAGTTCCATTGCTGAGAAATATTGAACTTACGGCTCCTTATTTTCATGATGCCAGCACCTGGAGTTTGCGTGAGGCTGTAAATACTATGGCCGAATATCAGTTGGGACTGAAACTTACTGAAGAGGAAACGAACAAGATTGTTGCATTCTTGCGCACCTTAACAGGAGATCAGCCTGAAATTATTCTTCCGACTCTGCCGCCCTCAAATGAAAATACTCCGAAACCAAACCGGAATTGA
- a CDS encoding SRPBCC domain-containing protein produces MTGQKNELIITRIFDAPRELVWKAWTESEQVMRWWGPKIFTSPSCKIDFRVSGKYLFCMRSESGPEVWQKGIWSTGVYKEIVPMEKIVFTDCFADEHGNVVPATHYGMEGFPLELEVTLTFEEVEGSKTKMTLQHMGLPAQMKEECRTGWNESFDKLDKVLAKV; encoded by the coding sequence ATGACAGGTCAGAAGAATGAACTTATTATTACTCGTATCTTCGATGCCCCGCGTGAGCTTGTGTGGAAGGCGTGGACTGAGTCGGAGCAAGTCATGCGCTGGTGGGGACCCAAGATCTTCACGTCGCCGTCGTGCAAGATTGATTTTCGTGTTAGCGGTAAGTATCTCTTCTGTATGCGATCAGAAAGCGGGCCGGAGGTCTGGCAAAAGGGTATCTGGAGTACCGGTGTGTATAAAGAGATCGTTCCGATGGAGAAGATCGTTTTCACGGACTGTTTTGCCGATGAGCATGGCAATGTCGTGCCAGCAACGCATTACGGTATGGAGGGTTTCCCATTGGAACTCGAGGTGACATTAACCTTTGAAGAAGTCGAAGGCAGCAAAACTAAAATGACTCTGCAACACATGGGTTTGCCGGCTCAAATGAAAGAAGAGTGCCGAACCGGCTGGAACGAATCCTTCGATAAGCTCGACAAAGTTCTGGCAAAGGTTTGA
- a CDS encoding VOC family protein: protein MKRKVKPIPEGYHSVTPYLITRGAREAIEFYKKAFGAEVTFLQDRPDGKVMHATIKIGDSILMIADECPPHKGHEAGCVRSPTDLGGTTTNLYLYVNDADAVFNKAVKSGAAVSMPVTDMFWGDRIGMLKDPFGYFWTVATHKEDVSPEQLKEGADRFFSQRESASC, encoded by the coding sequence ATGAAAAGAAAAGTAAAACCAATTCCGGAAGGGTACCATTCAGTTACCCCTTACCTGATCACACGTGGCGCAAGAGAAGCTATTGAGTTTTATAAAAAAGCTTTTGGCGCTGAAGTGACTTTCCTCCAGGACAGGCCCGACGGAAAAGTCATGCATGCGACAATCAAAATCGGAGATTCGATTCTCATGATTGCTGATGAGTGCCCGCCCCATAAAGGGCATGAAGCAGGCTGTGTCAGGTCACCAACTGATTTGGGAGGGACAACTACGAACCTCTATCTTTACGTGAACGATGCGGACGCAGTTTTCAACAAAGCGGTGAAAAGCGGAGCCGCGGTGTCAATGCCTGTTACCGACATGTTTTGGGGCGACAGGATTGGGATGCTTAAAGATCCTTTTGGGTATTTCTGGACAGTGGCGACACATAAAGAAGATGTCAGCCCCGAACAGCTGAAAGAAGGCGCGGATAGATTCTTCAGCCAACGGGAGTCAGCCAGTTGTTGA
- a CDS encoding CBS domain-containing protein, protein MARSDIVARDIMNKNVTAAKKQALGKSLADKLLTGKYSGMPVVDENNRIVGVISEFDLLKAMDRGKSLEKITAEEIMSAKPICVTEDTTVEDVIHIMTKHNIVRVPVVRGEIPVGIISRCDILKCVYGVLEPEFVRINSEKEKIEVFTEFKSTEFKSSEEVTTL, encoded by the coding sequence ATGGCAAGAAGTGATATTGTAGCCAGGGACATTATGAACAAGAACGTTACTGCTGCAAAAAAGCAGGCATTAGGCAAGTCTCTGGCAGATAAGTTATTGACCGGTAAGTATAGTGGAATGCCAGTTGTAGACGAAAACAATAGGATTGTTGGGGTTATAAGCGAATTTGACCTTTTAAAAGCCATGGATCGTGGAAAATCTTTAGAAAAAATAACAGCAGAAGAAATCATGTCTGCAAAGCCCATATGCGTAACCGAAGATACAACTGTTGAAGATGTTATACATATCATGACAAAACATAACATCGTCAGGGTTCCCGTTGTCAGAGGTGAGATTCCCGTGGGGATAATATCCAGATGCGATATCCTTAAGTGTGTGTATGGCGTACTCGAACCAGAATTTGTAAGAATTAACAGTGAAAAGGAAAAAATCGAAGTCTTCACAGAGTTTAAGAGCACAGAGTTTAAAAGTAGCGAAGAAGTAACTACTTTGTGA
- a CDS encoding VWA domain-containing protein, which yields MKRKSSGKIIFSSICVIIISVAILIYLGRVEPILEIVPTELDFGNKETKMPFTLKNKGEKKWAFLSFVKTLQYEIDIPKESDWISASLKSGSCGKQEEKNIPVVINRDKLSVGMNRGEINVKSNGGNKTIEIVAEGVKEEKNIRIISPYAGASLAIDDDITIRWSATSNIGNHADILLLRNDSIVENIASSYNYRNDATSNGEFKWTPKSPLRPGEELYTIRIADSLNKDVFAEVPSLKITSPLTKLHLKNITTAHQRPSTIQFVFSLRDQSNRAILIDPSKFNWKNLKIWENNEEIDYMESRPFLYTQDDFQLQVMLVLDFSASIKAQRNGIETMLAGVKSLIDRLKETHQIGIAEFHRSDEAPLIIQPFTTNKQTAKDAIDNFAKKSIYSDFSICWDAVYSGLKEFPSAPDPKTFRALVFLSDGFDNSSVQQPDDLISLANKRDIHIYVIGLGDVRHQGILENISIKTGGTYVHAEDMNVFLERFKQIIEDLGGQYKISYITPKKPEDGIFTVKSELTYKGITGVPPLEDKVDPSLVFGKTNQGVIVFETSPFVKGERAEIFMWCEHVPRYINIFRFHLKTDKPCKISLIPESNGGICDGWNVTNKGNGWYQISSPDPKDLTHDLEFGRSGIICKIIIENIKEEHMEVPFLLDNSVYKLGQTFYGRDASEIDANKNWNKILVISKKQGQ from the coding sequence ATGAAGAGAAAATCATCCGGAAAAATAATTTTTTCCTCAATTTGTGTCATCATAATTTCGGTTGCAATACTCATTTATCTGGGAAGAGTAGAACCAATTCTTGAAATCGTTCCAACGGAATTGGATTTCGGAAACAAAGAAACCAAAATGCCCTTTACTCTGAAAAATAAAGGGGAAAAAAAATGGGCTTTTCTGTCTTTCGTGAAAACATTACAGTATGAAATTGATATACCGAAAGAGAGTGACTGGATTTCGGCCTCTCTAAAATCCGGATCATGTGGAAAACAGGAAGAAAAAAACATTCCTGTCGTTATTAACAGGGATAAACTTTCTGTAGGGATGAATCGGGGAGAAATCAATGTAAAATCAAATGGCGGAAATAAAACTATTGAAATTGTTGCGGAAGGCGTAAAAGAAGAGAAAAATATAAGAATAATAAGCCCCTATGCCGGAGCATCATTAGCAATCGATGATGACATCACTATTCGCTGGTCGGCGACATCAAATATAGGTAATCATGCTGATATCCTTCTGTTACGAAATGATTCCATAGTAGAAAATATTGCAAGTTCTTACAATTACAGAAATGACGCCACCAGCAACGGAGAATTTAAATGGACACCAAAAAGTCCTCTTCGTCCCGGAGAAGAACTATACACGATACGGATTGCAGATTCTTTAAACAAGGATGTATTTGCTGAAGTGCCTTCTCTGAAAATTACTTCTCCTCTCACGAAACTTCACCTGAAAAATATTACTACAGCACACCAAAGGCCCAGTACTATTCAGTTTGTCTTTTCCCTTCGGGATCAGAGTAATCGTGCTATTTTGATCGACCCGTCAAAATTTAATTGGAAGAACCTGAAAATCTGGGAGAATAATGAAGAAATTGATTATATGGAAAGCCGTCCTTTTCTCTATACGCAAGACGATTTTCAACTTCAAGTCATGCTGGTGCTGGATTTTTCTGCTTCAATTAAAGCACAACGAAATGGCATTGAAACCATGCTTGCCGGAGTAAAATCCTTGATAGACCGTCTTAAGGAGACCCACCAGATAGGTATAGCTGAATTTCACAGATCGGATGAAGCGCCTCTTATTATACAACCATTTACCACCAATAAACAAACTGCAAAAGACGCAATTGATAATTTCGCAAAAAAAAGCATCTATAGCGATTTTTCGATTTGCTGGGATGCTGTTTACAGCGGATTAAAAGAGTTTCCATCGGCACCTGATCCAAAAACTTTCCGGGCTTTAGTCTTTCTGTCGGACGGTTTTGACAATTCAAGTGTTCAGCAACCAGATGACCTGATATCCCTTGCTAACAAACGGGACATCCACATTTATGTTATTGGTCTGGGCGATGTTCGGCATCAGGGGATTTTGGAAAATATCTCTATCAAGACGGGGGGCACATACGTTCATGCTGAAGACATGAACGTTTTTCTTGAACGATTTAAACAAATTATTGAAGATCTGGGGGGACAGTATAAAATAAGTTACATAACACCGAAAAAACCGGAAGACGGAATTTTTACCGTAAAAAGCGAACTCACCTATAAAGGAATTACAGGTGTTCCACCCTTAGAAGACAAGGTTGATCCCTCTCTAGTATTTGGAAAAACAAACCAGGGAGTCATTGTTTTCGAAACCTCTCCCTTTGTCAAAGGCGAACGCGCTGAAATTTTCATGTGGTGCGAGCATGTGCCAAGATACATTAATATCTTCCGTTTTCATTTGAAGACAGATAAGCCTTGTAAAATTTCTTTAATACCTGAAAGCAATGGGGGAATATGTGACGGCTGGAATGTTACCAATAAGGGAAATGGCTGGTATCAGATAAGTTCACCTGACCCAAAAGATTTGACTCATGATCTGGAATTTGGCCGTTCCGGGATTATCTGTAAAATTATCATTGAAAACATTAAAGAAGAACACATGGAAGTGCCTTTCCTCCTGGATAATTCCGTTTATAAACTTGGCCAGACATTTTACGGCAGAGATGCTTCAGAAATCGACGCAAATAAAAATTGGAACAAAATACTAGTCATTTCAAAAAAACAAGGACAGTGA
- a CDS encoding VWA domain-containing protein, which produces MSSENEKKIRPGIRRKRKKVISIVLPLVLLLIAIVILMLRGNVPPVLDMSPIGLDFEETKNEMAFTLKNTAKAEGFFQKGVTPLEFTIDTRQVPIWLAVHPISGTVEEEPETITVKIDRRFLPPESVIEELRVLTNAGDRVVRILAQKEKDQIIITSPTVNSSFSIGDEVLIEWSATSGVGNFVNIFLYLRGENIGTIEQNYNFRKDVEGKGSYLWKVSDLREDSGYTIRIEDAGDSKIFDEVGPIKIFQPLSAIKVLNQTKDHQLPSTVQFIFSLRNQNNHAILFAAKKVDWKDIKIWENNNEIDYSESHALLYTQDDFQLQAMLVLDFSASMYETNEDINKMLASVKDLIDSLEETHQIGVVEFHRPEEPPAVLQTFTTYKNAAKEAIDNFSTSKIYRDFSSCWDAVIKGLQQFPEKPDPNIFKTLVFLSDGFDNSSFNTPDEIITIAKDRDIHIFVVGVGDIRQENVLKNIAFETGGTYVHSENLNVLQERFKQTINDIKGQYKVKYITPKKPEDGRFKVTSEITYNDVTGAPLLEDEIDPSSIYGKTTVGVIRFTAPSIIKFNKAEIFMWCEHVPRYINDFHFWIGTDKPYQVMLTSSNGGGLCQGWTLNNLGEGWYRLTSPDPKDPRKYLEFGAFGTLCKIVVTDIIEEGIVIPFKLDNSIYDRGQAFYGEGDTSQTGTWSTNIHVGNTAK; this is translated from the coding sequence ATGTCTTCTGAAAACGAAAAAAAGATTAGGCCCGGAATTAGGAGAAAAAGAAAGAAGGTAATATCTATAGTACTTCCTCTTGTCTTGCTATTGATAGCAATCGTGATTCTGATGTTGCGCGGAAACGTCCCACCGGTGCTTGACATGTCTCCGATTGGTTTAGATTTTGAAGAGACAAAAAATGAAATGGCGTTTACTTTAAAAAATACAGCAAAGGCGGAAGGTTTTTTTCAAAAAGGCGTTACTCCATTAGAATTTACTATTGATACCAGGCAAGTCCCCATATGGCTGGCTGTTCACCCAATATCAGGCACTGTAGAAGAAGAACCGGAAACAATAACGGTAAAAATTGATAGACGTTTTCTTCCTCCGGAAAGTGTGATAGAAGAATTACGGGTACTAACAAATGCAGGAGACCGCGTTGTTCGGATATTAGCACAAAAAGAGAAGGATCAAATAATTATTACTTCCCCGACCGTAAATTCCTCTTTTTCAATTGGCGATGAAGTATTGATAGAATGGTCGGCAACTTCCGGTGTGGGTAATTTTGTCAATATTTTTTTATATCTAAGGGGAGAAAATATTGGAACTATTGAGCAAAATTATAACTTCAGAAAAGACGTTGAGGGTAAAGGATCTTATCTCTGGAAGGTGAGTGATTTAAGGGAGGATAGCGGTTATACTATCAGGATAGAGGATGCCGGAGACTCCAAAATATTTGATGAAGTTGGACCAATAAAGATTTTTCAGCCCCTTTCAGCAATTAAGGTGCTCAACCAGACCAAAGACCATCAGTTACCAAGTACAGTTCAGTTTATATTCTCTTTGCGGAACCAGAATAATCACGCGATTCTATTTGCTGCAAAAAAAGTCGACTGGAAAGACATAAAAATATGGGAAAACAATAATGAAATTGACTATTCAGAAAGCCATGCTCTTCTTTATACACAAGATGATTTTCAATTGCAAGCCATGCTTGTTTTAGATTTTTCAGCGTCAATGTATGAAACAAATGAGGATATTAACAAGATGCTCGCGAGTGTAAAAGATTTAATTGATAGCCTGGAAGAAACACATCAAATAGGAGTAGTAGAATTCCATCGACCTGAAGAACCGCCAGCGGTTCTTCAGACATTTACTACTTATAAAAATGCGGCAAAAGAGGCCATTGACAATTTCAGCACAAGTAAAATCTATCGTGATTTTTCAAGCTGCTGGGATGCCGTGATAAAAGGTCTGCAACAGTTTCCGGAAAAGCCTGATCCAAATATCTTTAAAACACTGGTATTTTTATCAGACGGATTTGATAACAGTAGTTTCAATACCCCGGATGAGATTATTACCATTGCAAAAGATAGGGATATCCACATTTTTGTGGTTGGAGTCGGTGATATACGGCAGGAAAATGTGTTGAAGAATATTGCTTTTGAAACCGGGGGCACCTATGTTCATTCTGAAAACTTAAATGTTTTGCAGGAAAGATTTAAACAGACGATTAACGATATAAAAGGTCAATATAAAGTAAAGTATATTACTCCAAAAAAGCCTGAAGACGGGCGTTTCAAGGTGACAAGTGAAATTACCTATAATGACGTTACCGGCGCTCCTTTATTGGAGGATGAAATAGATCCTTCTTCAATTTACGGTAAGACGACTGTGGGTGTTATTCGTTTTACTGCCCCTTCTATTATTAAATTCAACAAGGCTGAAATATTTATGTGGTGCGAACATGTACCCAGGTATATCAATGATTTTCATTTCTGGATCGGTACCGATAAGCCTTATCAGGTAATGCTTACTTCTTCCAATGGTGGTGGATTATGCCAGGGTTGGACATTAAACAATCTTGGTGAAGGCTGGTATCGATTGACCTCTCCTGATCCAAAAGATCCCCGCAAGTATCTTGAATTTGGCGCTTTTGGGACCCTTTGTAAGATTGTTGTTACCGATATTATCGAGGAGGGAATTGTAATTCCGTTTAAATTGGATAACTCAATTTATGATAGGGGACAGGCATTTTATGGAGAAGGTGATACGTCACAAACGGGGACGTGGTCAACGAATATTCATGTCGGAAATACTGCTAAATAA